In uncultured Campylobacter sp., a genomic segment contains:
- a CDS encoding superoxide dismutase family protein, producing MKKIVLASAALGCMLATSALAHEEKAFDPKAGKHLVVTMEQLSEKGNTVVGEVVAVETNYGVALFPNLKGLEGGAHGFHVHQNADCGANEKGLGMKAGGHWDPSDTKKHSFAWDDNGHKGDLPALFVDAEGNAVYPVLAPKIKSLDELKGHSLMIHVGGDNHSDHPKPLGGGGARMVCGVIK from the coding sequence ATGAAAAAAATCGTTTTAGCTAGCGCGGCTCTAGGCTGTATGCTTGCTACTAGCGCTCTTGCGCACGAGGAAAAAGCCTTTGATCCAAAGGCTGGCAAGCACCTAGTCGTCACTATGGAGCAACTAAGCGAAAAGGGCAACACTGTCGTTGGCGAGGTAGTAGCTGTTGAAACTAACTACGGCGTGGCGCTATTTCCGAATCTTAAAGGCCTTGAGGGCGGCGCGCACGGATTTCACGTGCATCAAAACGCTGACTGCGGCGCAAATGAAAAGGGTCTAGGCATGAAAGCGGGCGGTCACTGGGATCCAAGCGACACCAAAAAACACTCGTTTGCATGGGACGACAACGGTCACAAGGGCGATTTGCCTGCGCTTTTTGTGGATGCCGAGGGTAACGCGGTTTATCCGGTCCTAGCTCCGAAAATCAAGAGCTTAGATGAGCTAAAAGGCCACTCGCTAATGATCCACGTCGGCGGCGATAACCACAGCGACCATCCAAAACCTCTTGGCGGCGGCGGCGCTAGAATGGTTTGCGGCGTTATAAAATAA
- a CDS encoding TIGR02757 family protein yields the protein MDLKTLLDQNVISKNTHADLFAAADPLQVASKFKTPETSLICALFAYGNAKLIVNFLNSLDFSLLDKSEDEITSNLTRHKYRFQSCEDVRQIFITFSRLKKHGDIESAVRSGFEKSGSMIEGVNELIKFIYSLNPYRSEGYEFFFGKPYEKAPQSPYKRYNMFLRWMVRDSDIDLGLFKSLPKSKLLIPLDVHTHRVSLNLGLISRKSYDFKAVRELTDKLCEFDPADPIKYDFALYRIGQSGELAQILDRIK from the coding sequence ATGGACTTAAAAACCCTCCTAGATCAAAACGTAATCTCTAAAAACACCCATGCGGACTTGTTTGCGGCCGCCGATCCGCTACAAGTCGCTAGCAAATTTAAAACGCCCGAGACCTCGCTCATCTGCGCTCTTTTTGCCTACGGCAACGCAAAACTCATCGTAAATTTTCTAAATTCGCTTGATTTTTCGCTACTGGATAAAAGCGAGGACGAAATCACCTCAAATTTGACGCGGCATAAATACCGCTTTCAAAGCTGCGAGGACGTGCGGCAGATTTTTATTACCTTTTCGCGCCTAAAAAAGCACGGCGATATCGAAAGCGCGGTGAGATCGGGTTTTGAAAAAAGCGGCTCGATGATAGAGGGCGTAAATGAACTCATCAAATTTATCTACTCGCTAAATCCTTACCGCTCGGAGGGGTATGAGTTTTTTTTCGGCAAGCCGTACGAAAAAGCACCGCAAAGCCCGTATAAACGCTACAATATGTTCCTGCGCTGGATGGTGCGAGATAGCGACATCGACCTTGGACTTTTTAAAAGCCTGCCAAAAAGCAAGCTCCTCATACCTCTTGACGTGCATACGCACCGAGTTTCGCTAAATTTGGGCCTAATCTCTCGCAAAAGCTATGATTTTAAAGCCGTGCGCGAGCTAACGGACAAGCTTTGCGAATTTGACCCCGCCGATCCGATCAAATACGACTTTGCGCTCTACCGCATCGGTCAAAGCGGCGAGCTGGCGCAAATTTTAGACCGGATAAAATAA
- the flgK gene encoding flagellar hook-associated protein FlgK, whose amino-acid sequence MANIFSSLHIGMSGLDAAQTQITTTGHNITNADSEHYTRQRVVQSAREPFHDMPGDIGTGTKVDTVVRVHDEFTFARLRTSNINLESSEYKKQILEEISQRFPDLQSVGIGRDLQNYFNAWNNLASNPTEGSQKVNLLNSAAMLSNSINKAHDMLTKIQKDVDSQVEVSVNEINKYAKQIAQINKEIVRVESVGTTRANDLRDKRDQLELAMSKLVGISVFKGQLQSSNVDPTVTDMGTKHQINISGFNIVDGTTYHPLTVDRISDKSDFKGVFFERDDGKKVDLNGRISGGKLGAALDLRGRRVDDNGEFQDGTIQKYIDNLNTFAKGIINETNNIYAKSAVENAVTDELDGLSNSRTLMNFNNDIKHGSFDVVVYNNQGQEVARKTINVNATTSMNDNTRGNSIVRDFNSDTDDNGDNNSLNDVDDYFQANYQYDAATGKGTFGVTPKRNAGEYSVAFVDRGTNFPGIIGINRVFEGGNAKNMSVKSELTENPHKLKAYSNPTPGNNEVANDMVQMQYKKIIFYSDKHADKEESVEGYYRYITTDLASQTQANNDLNDANTAIHKVAMSEYQSVSGVNLNEELTNLIRFQSSYGAAAKIITTVEKMLDTLLTLKQ is encoded by the coding sequence ATGGCTAATATTTTTTCGTCTTTACATATCGGAATGAGCGGCCTAGATGCCGCGCAAACGCAAATCACCACGACTGGACACAACATCACAAACGCCGATAGCGAGCACTATACGAGGCAGCGCGTCGTGCAGTCTGCTAGAGAGCCTTTTCACGATATGCCCGGAGATATCGGCACGGGTACTAAAGTCGATACTGTCGTGCGCGTGCATGACGAGTTTACTTTCGCTAGACTTCGTACTTCAAATATAAATTTAGAATCAAGCGAATATAAAAAGCAAATTTTAGAAGAGATTTCGCAGCGCTTTCCAGATCTGCAAAGCGTGGGTATAGGCAGAGATTTGCAAAATTATTTCAACGCTTGGAATAACCTTGCCTCAAACCCGACCGAAGGCTCGCAGAAAGTAAATTTGCTAAATTCGGCAGCAATGCTATCAAATAGCATAAATAAAGCCCACGATATGCTAACAAAGATACAAAAAGACGTGGACTCGCAGGTAGAAGTTTCCGTAAACGAGATCAACAAATACGCCAAGCAAATCGCGCAGATAAATAAAGAGATCGTCCGGGTCGAATCAGTCGGCACTACTAGAGCAAACGACCTGCGAGATAAACGCGATCAGCTCGAGCTTGCGATGTCAAAGCTTGTAGGTATCAGCGTATTTAAAGGGCAATTACAAAGCAGTAATGTCGATCCGACTGTAACCGATATGGGTACGAAGCATCAGATAAATATATCCGGATTTAACATCGTAGACGGCACGACGTATCATCCGCTAACAGTCGATAGGATAAGCGATAAGAGCGATTTTAAAGGCGTATTTTTCGAGAGGGACGACGGTAAAAAGGTCGATCTAAACGGACGAATTTCAGGCGGTAAATTAGGTGCCGCGCTAGATCTACGCGGACGCAGAGTGGATGATAACGGAGAATTTCAAGACGGAACAATACAAAAATACATCGACAACCTAAATACGTTTGCTAAAGGCATCATCAACGAGACAAATAACATCTACGCCAAATCAGCCGTAGAAAACGCCGTAACGGACGAACTAGACGGATTAAGCAACTCTAGGACGCTGATGAATTTTAATAACGACATCAAACACGGTAGCTTTGACGTCGTAGTTTATAATAACCAAGGCCAAGAGGTCGCACGCAAGACGATAAACGTAAACGCAACCACGTCTATGAACGACAACACGCGCGGCAACTCTATCGTGCGGGACTTTAACTCCGACACCGACGACAACGGCGACAATAACTCGCTAAACGATGTGGATGATTATTTTCAGGCAAACTACCAATACGACGCGGCGACGGGCAAAGGCACGTTTGGCGTAACCCCTAAAAGAAATGCCGGCGAGTATAGCGTCGCTTTTGTAGACCGGGGCACGAATTTCCCGGGTATTATCGGGATAAATAGGGTCTTTGAGGGCGGAAACGCGAAAAATATGAGCGTAAAAAGCGAGCTAACCGAAAATCCGCACAAGCTAAAAGCCTACTCAAATCCGACTCCGGGCAACAACGAAGTCGCAAACGATATGGTGCAGATGCAGTATAAAAAAATCATATTTTACTCCGATAAGCATGCGGATAAAGAAGAGAGCGTCGAGGGCTACTACCGCTATATCACCACCGATCTAGCCAGCCAGACTCAGGCAAATAACGATTTAAATGACGCAAATACCGCTATACACAAGGTTGCGATGTCCGAGTATCAGTCCGTTAGCGGCGTAAATTTAAACGAGGAGCTAACAAATCTCATACGCTTTCAAAGCAGCTACGGCGCGGCGGCCAAAATCATCACGACCGTGGAAAAGATGCTTGATACCTTGCTCACGCTAAAACAGTAA
- the flgN gene encoding flagellar export chaperone FlgN — protein MLKRYLDEAMGVLDELIAQTTEDIEKIKLADHSRVDDSVRRKNELVKKFESIKSLLDKELLRVSRENGGANLSSILDDEVKSSLALMRSKLEELYSKNKEYAKYVVGVKEFFDSLLKNMFKSEPGNYDKEGLTPESLFKTRV, from the coding sequence ATGCTTAAAAGATATTTGGACGAGGCGATGGGAGTGCTAGACGAACTCATCGCCCAAACTACGGAAGATATAGAAAAGATAAAACTAGCCGACCACAGCAGGGTCGATGATAGCGTTAGACGCAAAAACGAGCTGGTTAAAAAATTCGAATCTATAAAATCGCTACTAGATAAAGAGCTTTTAAGGGTCTCGAGGGAAAACGGCGGGGCAAATTTAAGCTCGATCCTAGATGATGAGGTAAAATCATCTCTCGCGCTTATGCGTTCAAAGCTTGAAGAGCTCTACTCAAAAAATAAAGAATACGCAAAATACGTCGTCGGAGTGAAAGAATTTTTCGATAGCTTGCTAAAAAATATGTTTAAAAGTGAGCCGGGCAACTACGACAAAGAGGGCTTGACGCCTGAAAGTTTATTTAAAACGAGGGTTTAA
- a CDS encoding flagellar biosynthesis anti-sigma factor FlgM has product MIGTLGAKLGMSPQQITRSNDVKKSENMEKTQGKEESKVAKIAEQIANGTYKLDMSKTAKAVADTLL; this is encoded by the coding sequence ATGATAGGAACTTTAGGAGCTAAACTGGGCATGAGCCCGCAACAAATCACTCGCTCAAACGACGTAAAAAAGAGCGAAAATATGGAAAAAACACAAGGCAAAGAAGAAAGCAAGGTTGCAAAGATAGCCGAGCAGATCGCAAACGGAACATATAAACTAGATATGTCTAAGACTGCAAAAGCCGTTGCCGATACGCTTTTATAA